From Bacteroidales bacterium, one genomic window encodes:
- a CDS encoding phytoene/squalene synthase family protein has protein sequence MTEVYNQNALACSKLTTRNFSTSFSVSVRLLHPKFRMAIYAVYGFVRFADEIVDSFFQQDQEYLLDKFRNDAYEAIERGFSTNPILHSFQWVVNEYGIDRELIDSFLQSMEMDLHRRGHDRGSFHRYLYGSAEAVGLMCLKILTCEYGTYDDLKHPARKLGEAFQKVNFLRDIREDYLDRGRTYFPDLDMERFDDKIKKELEDEIQKDFDEALNGIKKLRTDSRFGVYVSYYYYTRLFSKIKKTKAENLVRQRYRISNVSKFFLTVFAWLRHLIRHY, from the coding sequence ATGACAGAGGTTTATAATCAGAATGCACTTGCTTGCAGCAAACTGACCACCAGGAATTTCAGCACTTCCTTCTCCGTCAGTGTGCGTCTGCTTCACCCTAAATTCCGGATGGCCATCTATGCCGTTTATGGATTTGTGCGCTTTGCCGATGAGATCGTAGACTCGTTTTTTCAACAGGATCAGGAATACCTGCTCGACAAGTTCAGGAATGATGCCTATGAAGCCATTGAAAGAGGATTCAGCACAAATCCCATCTTGCATAGTTTTCAGTGGGTGGTCAATGAATACGGGATTGACAGGGAGCTGATCGACAGCTTCCTGCAAAGCATGGAGATGGATCTTCACAGGCGCGGCCACGACCGGGGTAGCTTTCACAGGTACCTCTACGGATCAGCGGAAGCCGTCGGACTGATGTGCCTGAAGATCCTGACCTGCGAGTACGGGACCTATGATGATCTGAAACACCCTGCCCGTAAATTGGGAGAAGCCTTTCAGAAGGTCAATTTCCTGCGCGACATCCGGGAGGATTACCTCGACCGGGGAAGGACCTATTTCCCCGACCTCGACATGGAACGGTTCGACGATAAAATAAAGAAAGAACTGGAGGACGAAATCCAAAAGGACTTTGATGAAGCGCTGAACGGGATTAAAAAATTAAGAACGGATTCCCGTTTTGGTGTCTATGTCTCCTATTATTATTATACACGCCTTTTCAGTAAGATCAAAAAGACGAAGGCTGAGAACCTGGTCAGACAAAGGTACAGGATATCCAATGTTTCAAAATTCTTCCTAACGGTCTTCGCGTGGCTCAGGCACCTGATCCGGCATTATTAA
- the crtI gene encoding phytoene desaturase family protein encodes MKTVLIVGTGLGGLCAALRLAKQGYRVVMVEKFQQAGGRLNQLRKEGFTFDLAPTFFSMTYEFRELMETCKMITPFEFVELDPLYTVNFAGSTRRFQIYKDIGRLAGEFDGIEPDFARKMRSFLQSSGKLFHDVEDRIIRRNFDSKLDYIMQMSKVPWGHGPKMLRTVWSELDRYFDSREVKEIFSLVAFFLGATPFDTPAVYTILSYTELVHDGYHSVRGGMYKIVESLLNELEKEGVGIHYNTEITDYIEEKGRLCAFTDQKGNRYSADHYVINAEAPWFRGKIFKRPEYSPRRLDLMKWTLAPFTIYLGVKGKIGTLDHHNYFLGNNFKEYAGKVFKNEISLKKPYYYVNVNSKFNPGSAPQGCENIFILCPVPDLRYKPDWSDREELAGNIIHDLSERIGYDLSSNIITQTIYDPVQWEKMFNLYRGSGLGLAHNLGQMGAFRPANQDEKYDNVFYVGASTIPGTGLPMVVISSRLVTERILRHDRGL; translated from the coding sequence TTGGTACGGGTCTCGGAGGATTATGCGCAGCGCTGCGTTTGGCCAAACAGGGATACAGGGTGGTGATGGTCGAGAAGTTCCAACAGGCAGGTGGCAGGTTGAACCAGCTTCGTAAGGAGGGCTTCACCTTTGACCTGGCACCGACGTTCTTCAGTATGACCTATGAATTCAGGGAGTTGATGGAGACCTGTAAAATGATAACGCCCTTTGAGTTTGTGGAACTGGACCCATTGTATACCGTCAATTTTGCTGGCAGTACAAGGCGTTTTCAGATTTATAAGGATATCGGCCGACTGGCAGGAGAGTTTGATGGGATCGAGCCTGATTTTGCCAGGAAGATGAGGAGCTTCTTGCAGTCGTCGGGAAAACTTTTCCACGATGTCGAAGACCGGATCATTCGCAGAAACTTTGATAGTAAGCTTGATTACATCATGCAGATGTCAAAAGTTCCCTGGGGCCATGGTCCGAAAATGCTGCGTACGGTCTGGTCGGAACTTGATCGGTACTTTGACTCACGCGAGGTAAAAGAGATCTTTTCACTGGTAGCCTTTTTTCTTGGCGCTACCCCCTTTGACACGCCGGCTGTCTATACGATCCTCAGCTACACGGAACTGGTGCACGATGGCTACCACAGTGTCAGGGGCGGAATGTATAAAATTGTGGAGAGCCTGCTCAATGAGCTGGAAAAGGAGGGCGTAGGCATTCATTACAATACGGAAATAACGGATTACATTGAAGAGAAAGGCAGGCTATGCGCTTTTACGGATCAGAAAGGCAATCGCTATTCGGCGGATCATTATGTTATAAATGCTGAAGCACCCTGGTTCAGAGGCAAAATATTCAAAAGGCCGGAATACAGTCCCCGGCGCCTTGACCTGATGAAATGGACACTGGCCCCTTTCACCATCTACCTGGGCGTGAAAGGCAAGATCGGTACGTTGGATCACCATAACTACTTTCTTGGGAACAACTTTAAGGAGTACGCCGGCAAGGTTTTCAAAAACGAAATCAGCCTGAAAAAGCCCTACTACTATGTCAATGTGAATTCCAAATTCAATCCCGGGTCGGCACCGCAGGGATGCGAAAATATCTTTATCCTTTGTCCTGTACCCGATCTGCGGTACAAACCTGACTGGTCTGACCGTGAAGAGCTGGCCGGCAACATCATCCATGATCTCTCTGAACGAATTGGATATGATCTTTCATCGAACATCATCACGCAGACCATCTATGATCCGGTTCAATGGGAGAAAATGTTCAACCTGTACCGGGGAAGCGGACTGGGACTTGCTCACAACCTGGGCCAGATGGGGGCCTTCCGTCCTGCGAATCAAGATGAGAAATACGACAATGTCTTTTATGTGGGTGCGTCGACAATCCCTGGTACGGGCCTGCCTATGGTCGTCATCAGTTCCCGCCTGGTAACCGAAAGAATCCTCCGGCATGACAGAGGTTTATAA
- a CDS encoding efflux RND transporter periplasmic adaptor subunit yields MKRSIILYVLAAALIAFAAFKIVRNRQKSQSTAPVAAAQTLGADVYIARDTMVTYQVNSVGSLLANEHVQIQSEVSQRLVAIHFREGTFVPKGSLLFKLDDATLKAEMNKLRIQEGLAVQNESRDRVLLEKGGISQQIYDETLNKLMTLQAEIARIQVDIDKTEIRAPFAGRIGLRNVSEGAYVKPSDILTTLEDVSKIKLDFTVPERYAGSISTRQSVTFTISGSPVLYSAVIDAMEPSVDASTRNLKIRAVADNKEGKLIPGLSAKVFLDFREATPGMFIPSQCLIPVLKGYQVYAISQGLVKTIPVKAGIRTKESVQVLEGLSSGDTVVMTNLMRLRPGMKVQIVNSY; encoded by the coding sequence ATGAAACGATCGATCATACTCTATGTCCTTGCCGCAGCTCTGATCGCCTTTGCGGCCTTTAAAATCGTCCGCAACAGACAAAAAAGTCAATCCACTGCTCCTGTGGCTGCGGCCCAAACCCTTGGTGCCGATGTTTACATAGCCCGTGATACGATGGTGACTTACCAGGTAAATTCGGTGGGAAGTTTACTGGCAAACGAACATGTACAGATCCAGAGTGAAGTGAGCCAGCGTCTTGTGGCCATTCATTTTCGGGAGGGCACATTTGTACCCAAAGGTTCCCTGCTGTTCAAACTGGATGATGCCACACTGAAAGCTGAAATGAACAAGCTGCGGATCCAGGAGGGTCTGGCGGTTCAGAATGAAAGCCGGGATCGCGTCCTGCTTGAGAAAGGAGGGATCAGTCAGCAGATCTATGATGAGACCCTGAATAAGCTGATGACCTTACAGGCAGAAATAGCCCGCATCCAGGTGGACATTGATAAAACGGAAATACGGGCTCCGTTTGCCGGAAGGATCGGACTGCGTAATGTAAGCGAAGGGGCCTATGTCAAACCTTCGGATATCCTGACCACCCTGGAGGATGTCAGTAAGATCAAACTTGATTTCACTGTGCCGGAGCGCTATGCCGGCAGTATCAGCACGAGGCAGTCAGTGACATTCACCATTTCGGGCAGCCCGGTGCTGTATTCGGCCGTCATCGATGCGATGGAACCCTCCGTGGATGCTTCCACCCGCAATCTGAAGATCAGGGCAGTGGCGGATAATAAAGAAGGCAAGCTTATTCCGGGCCTGTCTGCAAAAGTGTTCCTGGATTTCCGGGAAGCCACTCCCGGCATGTTCATTCCAAGCCAGTGCCTTATCCCTGTACTGAAAGGTTATCAGGTCTATGCCATCAGTCAGGGTCTTGTGAAGACAATACCCGTGAAGGCAGGGATCAGGACCAAAGAAAGCGTTCAGGTCCTGGAAGGCCTGTCATCCGGTGATACGGTCGTAATGACCAACCTGATGCGTTTGAGGCCGGGAATGAAGGTACAGATTGTAAATAGCTACTGA
- a CDS encoding TolC family protein, with protein MSPLHCKGVQSRMNRMHLSGIAKTVLCVFIGIHCSIGQTFLSLDDAIKTGLENNFGIRIIRNEASIAVNNHTLGNAGFLPEISIAGGYETSVKKADVKVVSGTELSENAASTDWIDAGIFLDWTLFDGMNMFVNRSRLKTLREMGELGIRLEMEKTLAGIVVLYHDIIRHQMMEKVLGDQVELSTERLRIAETRSRIGATSELEYLRAQVDLNADELALIQQQTLINNARIALNEILSRDISLTFQVEDTILLQDHLDINDLREECLLSNTELQRVRLNTELDQLELKNLEGIRYPVLALHSGYNFLENETEASFIEYNRQLGPFVGLSLQFMLFDGMNRNREVQNARISIENAELSEQELQLALLSRVGQHYNQYESELRVIDLEKHNLALAEKNMDIAAESYRIGTLSSIELREIQENLLEAQGRMIRALFRVKVQETELLRLSGALLPR; from the coding sequence ATGAGTCCACTCCATTGCAAAGGCGTACAGTCCCGGATGAACCGTATGCATCTTTCAGGGATCGCCAAGACGGTCCTGTGCGTTTTTATCGGCATCCACTGCAGCATCGGACAGACCTTCCTGAGCCTGGATGATGCCATAAAAACCGGTCTGGAGAATAATTTTGGAATTCGGATCATCCGTAACGAAGCCTCCATTGCGGTGAACAACCATACGCTTGGAAATGCTGGTTTTTTACCTGAGATCAGCATTGCCGGTGGTTATGAAACCAGCGTCAAGAAGGCCGATGTCAAGGTCGTTTCAGGCACCGAACTGAGTGAGAACGCAGCGAGCACGGACTGGATAGACGCAGGCATTTTCCTGGACTGGACACTTTTTGACGGAATGAACATGTTTGTCAACCGCAGCCGCTTGAAAACATTGCGGGAAATGGGTGAACTTGGGATCCGGCTGGAGATGGAGAAGACATTGGCAGGCATCGTTGTTCTCTATCACGATATCATCCGGCACCAGATGATGGAGAAGGTGCTTGGTGATCAGGTTGAGCTGTCCACCGAGAGATTGCGGATCGCTGAAACCAGAAGCCGTATCGGAGCTACCTCCGAACTTGAATACCTCAGGGCGCAGGTGGATCTGAATGCCGACGAACTGGCACTGATTCAGCAGCAAACCCTGATAAACAATGCCCGCATCGCACTGAATGAAATCCTGTCGCGGGATATCTCACTCACGTTCCAGGTGGAGGATACGATCCTTTTACAGGATCATTTGGATATCAATGATTTAAGAGAAGAATGTTTGTTGTCGAATACCGAGCTGCAAAGAGTAAGATTGAATACAGAACTGGACCAGCTGGAGCTCAAAAACCTGGAGGGTATCCGGTACCCGGTCCTGGCACTTCATTCAGGTTATAATTTTTTGGAGAACGAAACAGAAGCCTCTTTCATCGAATATAATCGCCAGCTTGGGCCCTTTGTGGGTCTATCGCTCCAATTTATGCTGTTTGACGGAATGAACCGCAACCGTGAGGTTCAAAATGCCCGCATCAGCATCGAAAATGCAGAGCTCAGTGAGCAGGAGCTTCAACTGGCCCTGCTGTCCAGGGTGGGTCAGCACTATAACCAATACGAGAGTGAGCTCAGGGTGATCGATCTGGAAAAGCACAACCTGGCCCTGGCTGAAAAGAATATGGACATTGCGGCAGAGAGCTACAGGATTGGAACGCTTTCATCCATCGAGCTAAGAGAGATACAGGAAAATCTGCTTGAAGCACAGGGCAGGATGATCAGGGCCTTGTTCCGTGTGAAAGTCCAGGAAACCGAACTTCTTCGCCTCAGCGGTGCACTCCTTCCCCGCTAA
- a CDS encoding DUF3127 domain-containing protein: MQLSGKLISILPEIHGEGRNGPWKKQEFIIETEESYPKKICISNWNDRVALSQDLLYKSVKVDVTVESREFNGRWYTDLRAVTMQFEKPPATAGEEGELPDRIADDPDEINEGQPDREGSRAEPEDDLPF; the protein is encoded by the coding sequence ATGCAACTCAGCGGAAAACTCATATCCATTTTACCTGAAATCCATGGCGAAGGAAGAAACGGACCGTGGAAGAAACAGGAATTCATTATCGAAACAGAGGAAAGTTACCCCAAAAAGATTTGTATCTCAAATTGGAATGACCGTGTGGCGCTAAGCCAGGATCTTTTATATAAATCGGTGAAGGTGGATGTTACGGTGGAAAGCCGGGAATTCAACGGCCGGTGGTATACGGATCTTCGGGCGGTGACCATGCAGTTCGAAAAACCTCCCGCAACGGCTGGAGAGGAAGGTGAACTACCCGACCGGATCGCTGATGATCCGGATGAGATCAATGAAGGCCAACCAGACAGGGAAGGCTCCCGTGCGGAACCAGAAGACGACCTTCCCTTCTGA
- a CDS encoding efflux RND transporter permease subunit, protein MSLSSVSINRPILSIVFAIILVIFGTVSFFLLGDREYPDVEPPIVNVTTIYVGANADIIQTQITDPLEEAISGIEGVRVISSQSTEQSSLITIEFNIGEDLERAANDVRDKVAKTIRFLPKDIDPPIVEKLDINANPIIFLTVKSESRDLLQVYDLVDRVIKDRLQTIPEIGGIKIFGEKKYCMRLWLDPDKLAAHHLTPLDVQQAVIRENVELPSGRIEGYNSELSVRTLGLLTTPEEFNNLTIIENDGSILRFSDLGHAELGAENERTICKNDLFPGVAIGVIPQPGANTIDIADEFYERMDEVREVLPPDVEMKLGFDFTVFERNAIKEVKETMLLAFFLVVLIIYFFLRDWRSAVIPVIAIPISIVATFFIMYLTGITINVLTLVGLILAIGLVCDDAIIVLEIIHTKVDSGFTAMEAAHKGIQEIYFAIISTTLTLAVVFIPIMFLQGLTGKLFREFAIVVAGSVMISGFVALTLSPMMGSRILIQQRHLNLNWFFKLTEPFFLNLNRRYRYSLAAFIKYRWVVWPIFAVVAVLIILLGRGLHSELAPLEDRSNVRITTLGPEGSSFEYMEKYMDELSQYVADSIPEAIRNFSIIAPSLSTIDAPNKGQVLIYLCDPKERDRTQSDIFRKVSRDLQNITGISAFPFEPPTIGSRFAGQALQFVIQSSSFDSLKRVLPLFLEEARKSPILRFVDANLKINKPELRLTIDRDRAAMMGVTVREIATTLQFALSGQRFDYFYMNGKQYQVIGQVMREHRDAPDDLKLLYVRNDKGELIPLENLISWEEGINPSTIFTYDRYISATISAGTAPGMTLGDGIHEMERIAQNVLPANFRTALAGQARDYAESSASLQYIFMLALVLIYLILAAQFNSWLDPLVILMTVPLALFGALLSLWFFDQTLNIFSQIGIIMLIGLVTKNGILIVEFANQRKLKGSDKFEAVRHAAATRLRPILMTASATILGILPIALSIGASSGSRRSMGIAVVGGMLFATFFSLYIVPALYTYLSRDKIKIRS, encoded by the coding sequence ATGAGCCTATCCTCCGTTAGCATCAACCGGCCTATTTTATCCATCGTATTTGCGATCATCCTGGTCATTTTCGGTACGGTGAGCTTCTTCCTGCTGGGTGACCGGGAATACCCGGACGTGGAGCCCCCCATTGTTAATGTTACCACGATCTATGTCGGTGCCAATGCCGACATCATTCAGACCCAGATCACGGATCCCCTTGAAGAAGCCATCAGCGGGATAGAAGGCGTTCGCGTGATCTCCTCACAGTCGACCGAGCAATCCAGCCTGATCACCATTGAATTCAACATCGGAGAGGATCTGGAGCGGGCAGCCAATGACGTCAGGGACAAGGTTGCGAAAACAATCCGTTTTCTGCCCAAGGACATCGATCCCCCCATTGTGGAAAAGCTGGATATCAACGCCAACCCGATCATTTTCCTGACAGTGAAAAGTGAATCCCGCGACCTTCTGCAAGTCTATGATCTTGTTGACCGGGTCATCAAAGACCGGCTCCAGACGATCCCAGAGATCGGGGGGATCAAGATCTTCGGTGAGAAGAAATACTGCATGCGATTGTGGCTTGACCCTGACAAGCTGGCGGCACATCATCTCACCCCGCTGGATGTTCAGCAGGCCGTCATCCGTGAAAATGTTGAACTTCCGAGCGGACGGATTGAAGGGTACAACAGCGAACTCAGTGTGCGCACCCTGGGACTGCTGACGACTCCGGAAGAATTCAACAATCTCACCATAATAGAAAACGACGGATCCATTCTGCGTTTCAGCGATCTTGGCCATGCTGAGCTTGGAGCGGAAAACGAGCGCACGATCTGCAAGAACGACCTTTTCCCCGGTGTGGCCATCGGGGTCATTCCCCAGCCGGGCGCCAATACGATTGATATCGCCGATGAGTTCTATGAGCGAATGGATGAGGTCAGGGAGGTTTTGCCACCCGACGTTGAGATGAAGCTGGGGTTTGACTTCACGGTGTTTGAACGTAACGCCATCAAGGAAGTGAAAGAAACCATGCTCCTTGCGTTCTTCCTGGTGGTACTGATCATTTATTTCTTCCTGCGTGACTGGCGTTCCGCTGTTATTCCCGTGATAGCCATCCCCATTTCGATCGTAGCCACTTTCTTCATCATGTACCTCACTGGCATCACCATCAACGTCCTTACCCTGGTGGGGCTGATCCTTGCCATTGGGCTGGTTTGCGACGATGCCATCATTGTGCTGGAGATCATCCATACCAAGGTCGATTCAGGCTTTACTGCCATGGAAGCCGCTCATAAGGGCATCCAGGAGATCTACTTTGCCATCATTTCCACCACGCTGACCCTGGCGGTGGTTTTCATTCCGATCATGTTCCTTCAGGGTCTGACCGGGAAGCTGTTCAGGGAATTTGCCATTGTGGTGGCGGGCTCGGTGATGATATCCGGTTTTGTGGCTCTTACGCTTTCTCCCATGATGGGATCGCGCATTTTAATCCAGCAGAGACATCTCAACCTGAACTGGTTTTTTAAGCTGACGGAACCTTTCTTCCTGAACCTGAACCGGCGTTACCGGTACTCCCTGGCCGCGTTCATCAAGTACCGCTGGGTGGTCTGGCCCATTTTTGCCGTTGTTGCCGTTCTGATCATTCTTCTCGGCAGGGGACTGCATTCTGAACTGGCGCCTCTTGAGGACAGGTCGAATGTACGGATCACCACTCTGGGACCGGAAGGTTCATCCTTTGAATACATGGAAAAGTACATGGATGAGCTGAGCCAGTATGTGGCTGATTCGATACCCGAAGCCATTCGTAATTTTTCTATCATCGCCCCGAGCCTCAGCACTATTGATGCACCCAACAAAGGCCAGGTGCTTATCTACCTGTGTGATCCGAAAGAGAGGGACCGGACGCAGTCGGATATTTTCCGGAAAGTCTCCCGCGACCTTCAGAACATAACAGGCATCAGCGCATTTCCTTTTGAACCCCCGACCATCGGCAGCCGGTTTGCAGGCCAGGCCCTGCAGTTTGTGATCCAGTCGTCCAGCTTTGATTCACTCAAGCGCGTGCTGCCTCTTTTCCTGGAGGAGGCACGCAAAAGCCCTATCCTGCGTTTCGTTGATGCCAATCTGAAGATCAACAAGCCCGAACTGCGCCTGACCATTGACCGTGACCGTGCTGCAATGATGGGCGTTACCGTAAGGGAAATTGCCACGACACTGCAGTTTGCCCTCAGCGGGCAACGGTTCGACTACTTTTACATGAACGGGAAACAGTACCAGGTGATCGGTCAGGTGATGCGTGAACATCGCGATGCCCCTGATGATCTTAAATTGTTATACGTCAGGAATGACAAGGGCGAACTGATTCCTCTGGAAAATCTGATCAGCTGGGAGGAAGGAATCAATCCCTCCACCATCTTCACTTACGACCGGTATATTTCTGCTACCATCTCTGCGGGTACTGCCCCGGGTATGACGCTTGGCGATGGCATCCATGAAATGGAGCGTATCGCTCAAAACGTGTTGCCAGCCAATTTCCGGACGGCCCTGGCAGGGCAGGCACGCGATTATGCGGAAAGTTCAGCCAGTTTACAGTATATCTTTATGCTGGCACTTGTTCTCATTTACCTTATTCTGGCCGCACAGTTCAACAGCTGGCTCGATCCGCTGGTCATCCTGATGACCGTACCGCTTGCTTTGTTCGGAGCATTGCTGTCACTCTGGTTTTTCGACCAGACCCTCAACATCTTCAGCCAGATCGGGATCATCATGCTGATCGGCCTGGTTACCAAAAATGGCATTTTGATCGTCGAATTTGCCAACCAGCGAAAATTGAAGGGCAGCGACAAATTCGAGGCGGTACGTCATGCGGCTGCCACCAGGCTCCGGCCCATCCTGATGACCGCTTCTGCAACGATCCTGGGCATTTTGCCCATCGCCCTGTCGATCGGTGCTTCGTCGGGCAGCCGGAGATCGATGGGGATTGCCGTGGTGGGAGGGATGCTTTTTGCCACTTTCTTCTCCCTTTACATCGTTCCGGCACTGTATACGTATTTATCCAGAGATAAAATCAAAATCCGTTCATAA
- a CDS encoding T9SS type A sorting domain-containing protein, protein MKKLFTFILMMGISFVLTFTVSAQNPLGFHKDAFSGPQFDRLVKHLNPEDLLAAGLPQNTLGYYWDNSWMLESHTETSYFPNGNVHVETEYDINTNEPTYRYTYTYDGTGRITQMLGETNETGSWEAEMKYSISYDANGNASEITISMWTGASWMILFGSQMTYTYTPQNWVSSITTKGYDFKNGWQWDEKDIYTLDGNGYPTQILYQDYNGGWVDSSRYININWYEYFPEIGYGSTEYFVEELWSGSSWDPNLRETAVYDLTGGWVMTREIYDGTWVNSYRETMTMENDYPKLFKYEDWIDGAWFQSSGEKYLYTFTGDNLTEEIIQDYDPGISDYVNWARFVYSDFFYTTGQNELLTEANVIVYPNPVTSEITLQLLDDGSSACYVEIMNLTGQIVFAELFDLSASKPVSIQVSSLPDGMYVLQVRTNDQLLTKKFLKK, encoded by the coding sequence ATGAAAAAGTTGTTTACCTTTATCTTAATGATGGGCATCAGTTTCGTTCTTACGTTTACTGTCAGTGCCCAAAATCCCCTTGGATTCCACAAGGACGCATTCAGCGGTCCTCAGTTCGACAGGCTTGTCAAACACCTGAATCCTGAAGATCTTCTGGCTGCAGGCCTCCCGCAGAATACTCTTGGTTATTACTGGGACAACTCCTGGATGTTAGAATCGCATACCGAAACTTCCTATTTCCCCAACGGTAATGTCCACGTTGAGACGGAATATGACATTAACACCAACGAACCTACTTACCGGTACACCTATACCTATGACGGAACAGGCCGGATTACGCAAATGCTGGGCGAAACCAACGAAACAGGTTCCTGGGAAGCTGAAATGAAATACTCCATTTCCTATGACGCGAACGGAAACGCAAGCGAAATAACCATTTCCATGTGGACGGGTGCCTCGTGGATGATTTTGTTCGGATCCCAGATGACCTATACATACACTCCACAGAACTGGGTGTCTTCCATAACGACCAAAGGCTATGACTTTAAAAATGGCTGGCAATGGGATGAAAAAGATATCTATACCCTTGACGGGAATGGCTATCCGACCCAGATCCTCTACCAGGATTACAATGGAGGATGGGTGGATTCTTCCCGTTATATCAACATCAACTGGTATGAGTATTTTCCCGAAATAGGTTACGGTTCTACGGAATACTTTGTCGAAGAGCTCTGGAGCGGCAGCTCCTGGGATCCAAACCTAAGGGAAACGGCCGTATATGACCTGACGGGCGGCTGGGTGATGACGCGTGAGATCTATGATGGAACCTGGGTTAACTCCTATCGTGAGACCATGACCATGGAGAATGACTACCCAAAGCTATTCAAGTATGAGGATTGGATCGACGGAGCCTGGTTCCAGTCCTCCGGCGAAAAGTACCTCTATACGTTTACAGGTGATAATTTGACTGAGGAGATCATTCAGGATTATGACCCGGGCATCTCTGACTATGTTAACTGGGCAAGATTTGTTTACAGTGACTTCTTCTACACGACCGGGCAGAATGAATTATTGACCGAAGCAAATGTCATCGTCTATCCCAATCCTGTGACCAGTGAAATCACGCTGCAACTATTGGATGATGGATCTTCTGCATGTTATGTTGAAATAATGAATCTGACCGGTCAGATCGTTTTTGCAGAACTGTTTGACCTGAGCGCATCAAAACCGGTAAGCATCCAGGTGAGTTCCTTGCCAGACGGAATGTATGTTTTGCAGGTCAGAACAAATGATCAGCTGCTGACCAAGAAGTTCCTTAAGAAATGA
- a CDS encoding AEC family transporter, which translates to MSLQIILYQIGILVIITLIGAGIFRLKIVNDQARNFLEKLVFNVTTPLLILTKISSLTLHPGILRNGLFVILFAYLVILIQMAAGKFSARILKLQPAQAVIHQLHTYMGNIVFLGFPLIDALFPGGEALLYGALYQLVSNSVQWTHGVIKLAPGNGSRGLAQFRNLINPNTVSLIAALVLLLLNIKLPRFLMDSLGGLGSTTIYLAMLYIGIQLAQSNFLHVIRRVDALVLAMNKLLLIPILLMFLAGWLISLLSSPISFLAFSVVILQSAMPCMTLLVIMAKRYGGDDTRAMEYFVVSTLLSVITLPVVICLLGLVEKSF; encoded by the coding sequence ATGTCGCTTCAGATCATTTTATACCAGATAGGCATTCTTGTCATCATCACGTTAATTGGGGCAGGGATCTTCAGGTTGAAGATTGTCAATGATCAGGCAAGGAACTTCCTTGAAAAACTGGTATTCAATGTCACCACCCCGCTGCTGATCCTTACGAAGATTTCTTCCCTGACCCTGCATCCAGGGATACTCCGCAACGGGCTTTTCGTCATTTTGTTTGCTTACCTGGTCATCCTGATCCAGATGGCAGCGGGAAAATTTTCAGCGCGCATCCTGAAGCTTCAGCCAGCACAGGCGGTCATCCATCAGCTTCATACGTATATGGGCAATATCGTCTTTCTGGGATTTCCGCTCATCGATGCACTTTTTCCCGGTGGGGAAGCCCTGCTGTACGGTGCGCTTTACCAGCTGGTTTCCAATTCGGTACAGTGGACGCATGGTGTAATCAAGCTGGCGCCCGGCAATGGTTCCAGGGGACTGGCCCAGTTCAGGAACCTGATCAATCCCAATACGGTCTCCCTGATCGCCGCACTGGTGCTGCTCCTTTTAAACATCAAACTGCCGCGTTTTCTGATGGACTCATTGGGTGGCCTTGGCTCAACGACGATCTATCTTGCCATGTTGTACATAGGGATACAGCTCGCCCAATCCAATTTTCTCCATGTCATCCGCCGCGTTGACGCCCTGGTGCTCGCAATGAACAAATTGCTGCTCATACCCATCCTTTTGATGTTCCTTGCTGGCTGGCTGATCAGCCTTTTATCCTCCCCTATCAGTTTTCTGGCTTTTTCAGTGGTGATTCTTCAATCAGCCATGCCCTGCATGACGTTACTGGTGATCATGGCAAAGCGTTACGGTGGCGACGACACCAGGGCCATGGAATATTTTGTGGTATCCACCCTGCTGAGCGTTATCACCCTGCCGGTAGTGATCTGCCTCCTCGGACTGGTTGAAAAAAGCTTCTGA